A window of the Lolium perenne isolate Kyuss_39 chromosome 7, Kyuss_2.0, whole genome shotgun sequence genome harbors these coding sequences:
- the LOC127311225 gene encoding E3 ubiquitin-protein ligase GW2, which produces MGNRVGGRRRRPAVDERYTAPQGLYPHPDIDLRKLRRLIVEAKLAPCHPGADDPRADLDECPICFLFYPSLNRSKCCAKGICTECFLQMKSPTSCRPTQCPYCKMLNYAVEYRGVKTKEEKGVEQIEEQRVIEAQIRMRHQELQDDAERLKNKQTAAASTDAITIVECCDTGGTSTPAAAGVQGNDVLLSQAQQSELLLKNAERLKQMREGNFDMDLEEVMLMEAIWLSVQDQEALGNPGSTGAIPPTLPLRCNNASVSVPAEAAPSGGFACAVAALAEQQHMLGDSSSTATCQTSRHDILSRSQRSFTDDLSIAGSSSSGTRVEEPSNSRTRQIREGAEYSNNDGWSEAAEAGTSFAGSDVTVEAGAANLAASDVSSIGTVPDSFEEQMMLAMALSLADARAVGSSPGTTWR; this is translated from the exons ATGGGCAACCGGGTCGGGGGCCGGCGGCGCCGCCCGGCGGTCGACGAGCGCTACACGGCGCCGCAGGGCCTCTACCCGCACCCGGACATCGACCTCCGCAAGCTGCGCCGCCTCATCGTCGAGGCCAAGCTCGCGCCCTGCCACCCGGGCGCAGACGACCCGCGCGCCGACCTCGACGAGTGCCCCATCTGCTTCCTG TTCTACCCCAGCCTCAACCGCTCCAAGTGCTGCGCCAAGGGGATTTGCACCG AGTGCTTCCTCCAGATGAAGTCGCCCACCTCCTGCCGCCCCACGCA GTGCCCATACTGCAAGATGCTGAATTACGCCGTGGAGTACCGCGGCGTCAAGACCAAGGAGGAGAAGGGCGTCGAGCAGATT GAGGAGCAGAGGGTGATCGAGGCGCAGATCAGGATGCGGCACCAGGAACTCCAGGACGACGCCGAGCGGCTCAAGAACAAGCAGACGGCGGCTGCTTCGACCGACGCAATAACAATAGTTGAATGCTGTGATACCGGTGGCACATCCACCCCAG CTGCGGCCGGTGTGCAAGGCAATGATGTGCTCTTGTCTCAAGCACAGCAATCAGAGCTGCTACTGAAGAATGCCGAACGACTAAAGCAGATGCG GGAAGGTAATTTCGACATGGACCTTGAAGAAGTTATGCTTATGGAAGCAATTTGGCTTTCTGTACAA GATCAGGAAGCCTTAGGAAATCCAGGCAGCACAGGTGCCATACCACCAACACTTCCTCTAAGATGTAATAATGCATCTGTGTCGGTTCCAGCTGAAGCAGCGCCTTCTGGTGGATTTGCTTGTGCGGTCGCAGCTTTAGCCGAGCAACAACATATGCTTGGAGATTCTTCCAGCACTGCCACTTGCCAAACATCAAGACATGATATTCTCAGCAGGTCACAACGGTCTTTTACAGACGATCTGAGCATAGCTGGGAGTAGTTCATCAGGAACCAGAGTTGAAGAACCATCAAATAGCAGAACGCGGCAAATAAGAGAGGGTGCGGAGTACTCTAACAATGACGGGTGGTCAGAGGCGGCGGAGGCCGGTACCAGTTTTGCTGGCTCTGATGTTACAGTGGAGGCTGGGGCTGCCAATCTGGCTGCTTCAGATGTATCTAGCATTGGCACTGTCCCTGATAGCTTTGAAGAGCAGATGATGCTGGCCATGGCTCTTTCGCTGGCCGATGCTCGGGCAGTTGGGAGCTCTCCAGGGACAACTTGGCGGTAG